The following are from one region of the Deinococcus aerophilus genome:
- a CDS encoding DoxX family protein, translated as MKLHPDAALALVRITVGLIFAWHGFERIFEVGLGRLTADAQAAGVPLPLLTVPLAAVLELVGGPLLALGLGARGLAGTLAAMTLLLGVPPLLMGRWPEPAALQVMALLVVGSVAVVLGGPGRPALRDRSRPVLPASALRRRRPQG; from the coding sequence ATGAAGCTGCACCCCGACGCAGCCCTGGCCCTGGTCCGCATAACGGTGGGGCTGATCTTTGCGTGGCACGGCTTCGAGAGGATTTTCGAGGTGGGATTGGGCCGCCTGACGGCAGACGCGCAGGCCGCAGGCGTGCCGTTGCCGCTGCTGACGGTGCCTCTGGCGGCGGTGCTGGAACTGGTGGGCGGTCCGCTGCTCGCCCTGGGCCTGGGAGCCCGGGGGCTGGCGGGCACGCTTGCCGCCATGACCCTGCTGCTCGGTGTGCCCCCGCTGCTGATGGGCAGATGGCCCGAACCCGCTGCCCTGCAGGTCATGGCCCTGCTGGTGGTGGGCAGCGTGGCGGTGGTGCTGGGCGGTCCGGGCCGCCCAGCCCTGCGCGACCGCAGCCGCCCTGTCTTGCCCGCCTCAGCGCTGCGCAGACGGCGCCCCCAGGGCTGA
- a CDS encoding alginate biosynthesis protein AlgP, with product MNHESTGGVSKRSLLFLGGLAALALNKDVRRSLVGGTRHALHDAQVTLDETVKPALTDAAIHAQGAALHLTHEAQVLAQEAAKRGAATLETLRDEGAPRAQALLGTARETAATLAAAAQERAADLAATAQDRAAVLSDHAQDLSHESGKQAAVALIAARKSAGHALADVHEHGLDWLGSLQERVQEVIGETGDTLEQRRRRAERSLSHARRQAERELRSAHSNWQPAKLEKAVEKRVAPLQKQLGRELKVLEKQARLARRSDRGSGAGGPLVALALLGTGAVVLARVPAARRGILSAVESVSPEAAQSLHSFSRSARNLIGSAWLEDIEEPKATPAPGAAKSTQAGTSGANWGASVAPDSPAAARTQAEEHPGKDGPKTSNTPDKKDQDQEPKHKTN from the coding sequence ATGAACCATGAATCTACCGGCGGCGTCAGCAAGCGCAGCCTGCTGTTCCTCGGAGGGCTGGCCGCGCTGGCCCTGAACAAGGATGTCCGCCGCTCGCTGGTCGGGGGCACGCGCCACGCCCTGCACGACGCCCAGGTCACGCTGGACGAGACCGTCAAGCCCGCGCTGACCGACGCCGCCATCCACGCCCAGGGAGCGGCGCTGCACCTGACCCACGAGGCCCAGGTGCTTGCCCAGGAGGCCGCCAAGCGCGGAGCCGCCACCCTGGAAACCCTGCGGGACGAGGGAGCCCCGCGCGCCCAGGCCCTGCTCGGCACCGCCCGCGAAACGGCCGCCACGCTGGCCGCCGCCGCCCAGGAACGGGCCGCTGACCTGGCCGCGACCGCGCAGGACCGGGCCGCCGTGCTCAGTGACCACGCTCAGGACCTCTCCCACGAAAGCGGCAAACAGGCTGCCGTTGCCCTGATCGCCGCACGCAAGAGCGCCGGACACGCCCTGGCCGACGTGCACGAACACGGCCTGGACTGGCTGGGCAGCCTTCAGGAACGGGTGCAGGAGGTGATCGGTGAGACCGGCGACACGCTGGAGCAGCGCCGCCGCCGCGCCGAGCGCTCGCTGAGCCACGCCCGCCGTCAGGCCGAGCGGGAACTGCGCTCGGCACACAGCAACTGGCAGCCGGCCAAGCTGGAAAAGGCAGTCGAGAAGCGCGTTGCCCCCCTGCAAAAGCAGCTGGGCCGCGAGCTGAAGGTGCTGGAAAAACAGGCCCGACTGGCCCGCCGCAGCGACCGGGGCAGCGGTGCGGGCGGCCCGCTGGTGGCGCTGGCCCTGCTGGGCACCGGCGCCGTGGTACTTGCCCGGGTGCCCGCCGCGCGCCGGGGCATCCTCTCGGCGGTGGAATCGGTTAGCCCTGAGGCGGCCCAGAGCCTGCACAGCTTCAGCCGCAGCGCCCGCAACCTGATCGGCTCGGCGTGGCTTGAGGACATCGAGGAACCCAAGGCCACCCCAGCACCCGGCGCCGCGAAGTCCACGCAGGCGGGTACCAGCGGCGCGAACTGGGGCGCCTCGGTGGCTCCCGATTCACCGGCTGCCGCCCGCACCCAGGCCGAGGAACATCCCGGCAAGGACGGTCCCAAGACCTCCAACACGC
- the recN gene encoding DNA repair protein RecN, producing MTRKARAPRAATATTVPVAPPGLPAAALARLEVRNLATIRELALDFAGGLSVFTGETGAGKSIIVDALGLLLGARANHDLIRTGESDLLVTGFWTGAEGEEASSSRRLSAGGRGVARLDGEVVSVRELQEWAQRRLTIHWQHSAVTLLSPANQRGLLDRQAPAEAEAYAGAYRAWQEARARLERLRAGERERARQLDLLDFQAREIAEVAPQPGEEEPLRAELDRLANLETIAQAAAGALTLLSDGEENAAGFLAEAVRTLNASARHDETSAQLQRELREALESLQAVAGELRAVAEDGAPDPEELARVEGRLGALGKLRTKYGPALEDVLEFQAQVERELADLNRDEQDAGTLDAEVAALHDAVRRAGDALDAARARRAAPLAAELIGVIRELGMPHARLDFRLHPLPEAALFGTSDVTLLFTANPGEDLAPLSEVASGGELSRVMLAISTVLGAETPAVVFDEVDAGIGGGAALAVAEQLQRLARSRQVFVVTHLAQIAARADHHFKVEKAVEEGRTVSRVRELSPGERLEEIARMLSGHASEAALGHAQELLTAADDIP from the coding sequence GTGACCCGCAAGGCCCGCGCTCCCCGCGCCGCAACCGCCACTACCGTACCTGTCGCGCCGCCCGGCCTCCCCGCCGCGGCCCTCGCTCGGCTGGAGGTGCGTAACCTCGCCACCATCCGCGAACTGGCCCTGGACTTTGCTGGGGGCCTGAGCGTCTTTACTGGCGAGACCGGTGCGGGCAAGAGCATCATCGTGGACGCGCTGGGGCTGCTGCTGGGCGCGCGCGCCAACCACGACCTGATCCGCACCGGCGAGAGCGACCTGCTGGTGACCGGCTTCTGGACGGGCGCGGAGGGGGAGGAGGCAAGCAGCAGCCGGCGGCTGTCGGCGGGGGGGCGCGGTGTGGCCCGGCTGGACGGCGAGGTGGTCAGCGTGCGCGAGTTGCAGGAGTGGGCGCAGAGGCGCCTGACCATTCACTGGCAGCACAGCGCCGTGACCCTGCTCAGCCCGGCCAACCAGCGCGGACTGCTTGACCGGCAGGCGCCCGCCGAGGCCGAGGCCTACGCGGGGGCCTACCGCGCGTGGCAGGAGGCCCGTGCCCGCCTGGAGCGCCTGCGGGCGGGCGAACGCGAACGCGCCCGGCAGCTGGATCTGCTGGATTTTCAGGCCCGCGAGATCGCCGAGGTTGCTCCGCAGCCCGGCGAGGAGGAGCCGCTGCGCGCCGAGCTCGACCGCCTGGCCAACCTGGAAACCATCGCTCAGGCGGCGGCCGGGGCGCTGACGCTGCTCTCGGACGGCGAGGAGAATGCGGCGGGCTTTCTGGCCGAGGCGGTGCGCACCCTGAACGCCAGCGCCCGCCACGACGAGACGAGCGCCCAGCTGCAACGCGAGTTGCGTGAGGCCCTGGAAAGCCTGCAGGCGGTGGCCGGAGAGCTGCGCGCGGTGGCCGAGGACGGCGCGCCCGATCCCGAGGAACTCGCCCGGGTGGAGGGCCGCCTGGGAGCGCTGGGCAAACTGCGGACCAAGTACGGCCCGGCGCTGGAGGACGTGCTGGAATTCCAGGCCCAGGTGGAGCGGGAGCTGGCCGACCTGAACCGTGATGAGCAGGATGCAGGTACCCTCGACGCCGAGGTCGCCGCCCTGCACGACGCTGTGCGCCGCGCAGGGGATGCGCTGGACGCCGCCCGCGCCCGCCGCGCCGCCCCGCTGGCCGCCGAACTCATCGGGGTGATCCGCGAGCTGGGCATGCCGCACGCCCGGCTGGACTTCCGGCTGCATCCGCTTCCCGAGGCGGCCCTGTTCGGCACCAGCGATGTGACGCTGCTGTTTACCGCCAATCCCGGCGAGGACCTTGCGCCGCTCTCGGAGGTCGCCTCGGGCGGCGAGCTGTCGCGCGTGATGCTGGCGATCAGCACCGTGCTGGGCGCCGAGACCCCCGCCGTGGTCTTTGATGAGGTGGACGCCGGCATCGGCGGCGGCGCGGCGCTGGCGGTGGCCGAGCAGCTGCAGCGTCTGGCCCGGTCCCGGCAGGTCTTTGTGGTCACCCACCTCGCCCAGATCGCGGCGCGGGCCGACCACCACTTCAAGGTGGAAAAGGCCGTGGAGGAGGGCCGCACCGTCAGCCGGGTGCGCGAGCTATCGCCGGGGGAACGCCTGGAGGAGATTGCCCGCATGCTCAGCGGTCACGCCTCTGAAGCCGCGCTGGGTCACGCCCAGGAACTGCTGACGGCCGCCGACGACATCCCCTGA
- a CDS encoding protease complex subunit PrcB family protein produces the protein MKKTLLPGLLLSVGLLSACTMTGPGNLKVHEALLYGGAQERIVWVYGTLSGGAAGSLKLGDVTADLRAQVEDPVAVPGTLSVNGKATYRIPTSPLSPPLNVVRRADGTFEITAPGTPALSAVYFTDGTGWSKLSGLAGPVRGVAVNGLQGVGQLTDAEAGVLSKALLGQGALAVGVLATPPAADAPLAVEPAPSEYRRTALYILPNVATVPGSLRPPAPTAPPSGGTVSFSELASGTQSGAGEATVQLATTPAAARALYATAYARQTGAPAAPDPNGGTLVGVFLGQRSTGGYGVSIVGARASGDTLVLTAQLRAPAPGAITTQALTSPWTIVRVEGTYRTVTVVDSQGQPLPSGGGSVR, from the coding sequence ATGAAGAAAACCCTCCTGCCCGGTCTGCTGCTCAGCGTGGGCCTGCTGAGTGCCTGCACCATGACCGGTCCCGGCAACCTGAAAGTTCACGAGGCGCTGCTGTATGGCGGCGCGCAGGAACGCATCGTGTGGGTGTACGGCACCCTGAGCGGCGGCGCAGCGGGCAGCCTCAAGCTCGGTGACGTGACGGCCGATCTGCGGGCCCAGGTCGAGGACCCGGTCGCGGTGCCCGGCACGCTCAGCGTGAACGGCAAGGCCACCTACCGCATTCCCACCTCGCCGCTGAGTCCTCCCCTCAATGTGGTTCGCCGGGCGGACGGGACCTTCGAGATCACCGCTCCCGGTACACCCGCCCTGAGCGCCGTGTACTTCACTGATGGCACCGGCTGGAGCAAGCTCAGCGGCTTGGCGGGACCGGTGCGCGGCGTGGCGGTCAACGGCTTGCAAGGAGTGGGGCAGCTGACCGACGCGGAAGCTGGGGTGCTGAGCAAGGCCCTGCTCGGCCAGGGCGCGCTGGCCGTGGGCGTGCTGGCGACCCCGCCCGCCGCCGACGCGCCGCTGGCCGTGGAGCCGGCGCCCAGCGAGTACCGCCGCACCGCCCTGTACATCCTGCCCAACGTCGCCACGGTCCCGGGCAGCCTGCGGCCTCCGGCCCCGACCGCTCCGCCCTCAGGAGGCACCGTGAGCTTCAGCGAACTCGCCAGCGGAACACAGTCGGGAGCCGGCGAGGCCACGGTGCAGCTGGCCACTACCCCGGCCGCCGCCCGGGCGCTGTACGCCACCGCCTACGCCCGCCAGACCGGGGCCCCGGCCGCTCCAGACCCGAACGGAGGCACGCTCGTCGGCGTGTTCCTGGGACAGCGCTCCACCGGCGGCTACGGCGTGAGCATCGTCGGGGCCCGCGCCTCGGGCGACACCCTGGTCCTGACCGCGCAGCTGCGGGCGCCGGCTCCCGGAGCGATCACCACCCAGGCCCTGACCAGCCCGTGGACCATCGTGCGGGTGGAAGGCACCTACCGCACGGTGACGGTGGTGGATTCGCAGGGTCAGCCCCTGCCTTCGGGCGGCGGCTCGGTCCGCTAG